The genomic window TACCCGAAGACAAGGATGCCGAGACAGCCGGTGGCCACAAACGTGCTCCGCCAGCCGAGCATCGTCGTAGTCAGGGGCACTGCGAGGCCGCCGAGCATGATGGCGGTTGGCACAGCTGCCTGCTTGATACCGAAGCCGAGCCCGCGCCGGTGCGGCGGCAGCATTGAGGCGACCGTCTTGTTGGACGTCCCCTGGCAGGCGGCGTTCCCCGCGCCCAACACGACCATTGCAAGCGCCAGCCCCGGCAGATCCCGGACGATCAGCGCGACCGCCAGACTCCCGATCGCCACGAGCGCTCCGGAGACCGCCCGGCCGGTCCGTCTGCTCATCCGCTCGAACGTTCCAGTCGACAGCACCGTCACAAGTGCCGCGGCGCCGAAAAACACTGAGACAGCCAGCCCCACTCCAGCCGCGCCGAAGTCTAGGTCGCGCATCACCAAGACTGCCTGGGTTCCCACGAGGAAAGGGGCCAGCGAGCCAAGCACGGTGAGCGCACTGGCTGAGAGCATGAGGCGCCCCATTCCGGGGGGCGCATATGGTGGTGCACCAGCGCTCCGGACTGCTGCGCGCCGGGCAGGGTTTGCGTCCTTAAAATCCATTTGCCGGCCACCTGGGAGGCAGCATCTTACCGACCGGGCTTTCACCAGCGAATCTTGCTGCAGAACTCGCTTCAGGGGGGCGGAACCGCCCGACCGGATCCATCACAATTGGGCGCTGAGCTGAATACCTGCTTTTTGGAGAGCCTTGCGTGTGCGACGGGCGACCTCTACGGCACCAGGAGTGTCCGAGTGGACGAGAAGCGCCTGCGCACTGATTGGGAACTCTTCACCCGACTGCGCAGTGATGCGGCCATGCGTCACCATGCGGACAGCCCGCTGCGCAGCTTCATCGGGGTCGGTTACGAGCGCATTGGGCTGCGTGCGGGGGAGCAGAAGTCCGTCCGCGGTGTAGGCACGGTCTACGAACGCCTCTGCTACAACGCGTATCCCCGACTCTTGAGCGATCGTCCACGTCGCCGTTCCGTCCTGACACAGGATCGGTAAACTGGGGTCGAATAGTCGAGTCGCTTCTACGATTGCTCGAGCGTGCCCCTTGTGGGTGGCCGCCGCATTGTAGAGGGCCCCATGCGCCCGTACATAGGAGACTGAGGATCCCGCTAGTCGGGCAAAGATGTCAAGGGCGCCCATCTGGTACAGCAAGTCGTCGATAAGTTCGTCCACATCGGCGTCGACGAAGCGTCGTCCGAAGCCAGCGAGATCGCGGTAGCTGACCTGTGCCCCGATCGCGACCGCATTCTCCGCAGCCATCTCGCATGTGGCACGCATTATGCGAGGATCCCCCCCATGGAACCCGCAGGCGACGTTCGCAGCCGTC from Ornithinimicrobium cryptoxanthini includes these protein-coding regions:
- a CDS encoding LamB/YcsF family protein, whose amino-acid sequence is MSEDVRRVALTTDIGEGFGIWRLGDDEALMKIVTAANVACGFHGGDPRIMRATCEMAAENAVAIGAQVSYRDLAGFGRRFVDADVDELIDDLLYQMGALDIFARLAGSSVSYVRAHGALYNAAATHKGHARAIVEATRLFDPSLPILCQDGTATWTIAQESGIRVVAEAFVDRAYTADGLLLPRTQPNALVTDPDEAAQRAVRMVTHGRITAQSGEEFPISAQALLVHSDTPGAVEVARRTRKALQKAGIQLSAQL